The following nucleotide sequence is from Pseudomonas sp. S09G 359.
AGCATGGCCAGGCCCAGACCTTGTTTGCTTGCAGTGCGCACCGCCTCGACACTGTTGGCGGAAAACGCGCCCTGAGCGCGAATGGCCACAGCGTTATCGCCGTGGGTGAACGGCCAGTAGGGCATGCTATGCAACGCGATGCACTGATGTTGATTGAGGTCATCCAGCACCGTCGGTGTGCCCCATTGCGTCAGGTAGTCCGGGCTTGCGCAGACTACACGCGGGTTTGGTGCCAGGGGTGTGGCCACCAACGTTGAGTCGCGCAGTGTGGCGATGCGAATGGCTACATCAATGCCGAGCCCGGCGATGTCGATGATGCTATCCGATAACGTCAGGTCGACCTTGAGGGTCGGGTTGGCAGCCAGCAACGCTGGGAGCAACGGCATGATGACGGTTTGGCCAAAGACGCTGGGGGCGGTAACCCTCAATGTGCCGCTGGCACTGCCCGCACTGGTTTTCAACGTGGTACGCGCAGCTTCATTGGCCTCGAGCATGGTCTTTGCGTAAGGCAGGTACATTTCGCCTTCCGGCGTGAGTGCGACGGAGCGTGTGGTGCGGTGTACCAGGCGCACTCCCAGCTCTTTTTCCAGGGCCGCC
It contains:
- a CDS encoding LysR family transcriptional regulator; this translates as MQIPEIEVFANVAISNSLSEAARRLGLSAMTVSRRLAALEKELGVRLVHRTTRSVALTPEGEMYLPYAKTMLEANEAARTTLKTSAGSASGTLRVTAPSVFGQTVIMPLLPALLAANPTLKVDLTLSDSIIDIAGLGIDVAIRIATLRDSTLVATPLAPNPRVVCASPDYLTQWGTPTVLDDLNQHQCIALHSMPYWPFTHGDNAVAIRAQGAFSANSVEAVRTASKQGLGLAMLTYWDIRNELAEGSLVRVNLEDVLPEQLSITAVLPTRHHVPHRVRVFVEHLEKVLNNTHSEPDHLLRQHPITNPGAT